One Micromonospora sp. WMMD812 genomic window carries:
- a CDS encoding penicillin-binding protein 2 codes for MNAPLRRVGVVVIVLFGLLFANLNWIQAYKADEYRNSDYNGRVQVAEYERKRGNIEAGGTALATSKETSGKLKFQRTYPGGAKYAHVLGYKPVNLADTGIERAENDFLAGTSDQLLGDRIKDMFTGDQTAGGNVLLTLSKRAQDVAYEQLRTNQVGAKRGAAIAIDPRTGAVQALVSMPSFDPNPLASHETAEAAAAYNQLEQDPNGPLKNRALSETLPPGSTFKIVVAAAALENGVSKDTEIPAGSSYTPPTSGSPIRNAAASICPESEVTLMEAVTESCNTGFAQLGVRLGAETLKEKARQFGFEQEDLTVGQLGEDGLTVAASRTGDMQNPDGSTDPAALAQSSIGQNNVRMTPLEGALIAASVAQKDGKQMRPYLVRQLLAPDRTTSYYTANPRELRQPISGQVAADLRDMMVSVVENGTGTRAKISGYTVGGKTGTAQSAPDRPDHGWFIGFAIDKNGNAVSAVCVELEQAGPGGSAEAARIAGQIMRAAIADPGGR; via the coding sequence GTGAACGCACCACTGCGCCGCGTCGGCGTCGTCGTCATCGTCCTCTTCGGGTTGCTCTTCGCGAACCTGAACTGGATCCAGGCCTACAAGGCCGACGAGTACCGCAACAGCGACTACAACGGCCGCGTCCAGGTCGCCGAGTACGAGCGCAAGCGCGGCAACATCGAGGCCGGCGGCACCGCCCTGGCCACGAGCAAGGAGACCAGCGGCAAGCTGAAGTTCCAGCGCACCTACCCGGGCGGGGCCAAGTACGCGCACGTGCTCGGCTACAAGCCGGTCAACCTGGCCGACACCGGCATCGAGCGGGCCGAGAACGACTTCCTCGCCGGCACCAGCGACCAGCTGCTCGGCGACCGGATCAAGGACATGTTCACCGGTGACCAGACCGCCGGTGGCAACGTTCTGCTCACCCTCTCCAAGCGGGCCCAGGACGTGGCGTACGAGCAGCTGCGCACCAACCAGGTCGGTGCGAAGCGGGGCGCGGCGATCGCCATCGATCCGCGAACCGGCGCGGTGCAGGCCCTCGTCTCGATGCCCAGCTTCGACCCGAACCCGTTGGCCAGCCACGAGACCGCCGAGGCCGCGGCCGCGTACAACCAGCTCGAGCAGGACCCGAACGGGCCGCTCAAGAACCGGGCGCTCTCCGAGACCCTGCCGCCGGGCTCCACCTTCAAGATCGTGGTGGCCGCCGCCGCACTGGAGAACGGCGTCAGCAAGGACACCGAGATCCCGGCCGGGTCCAGCTACACCCCGCCGACCTCGGGCAGCCCGATCCGCAACGCCGCCGCGTCGATCTGCCCCGAGTCCGAGGTGACCCTCATGGAGGCGGTCACCGAGTCGTGCAACACCGGCTTCGCCCAGCTCGGCGTGCGGCTCGGAGCCGAAACCCTCAAGGAGAAGGCCCGGCAGTTCGGCTTCGAGCAGGAGGACCTCACCGTCGGCCAGCTCGGTGAGGACGGGCTGACCGTGGCGGCGAGCCGGACCGGGGACATGCAGAACCCGGACGGCAGCACCGACCCGGCCGCACTGGCCCAGTCGTCCATCGGCCAGAACAACGTCCGGATGACCCCGCTGGAGGGCGCCCTGATCGCCGCGTCGGTCGCCCAGAAGGACGGCAAGCAGATGCGGCCGTACCTGGTCCGGCAACTGCTCGCACCGGATCGCACCACCAGCTACTACACCGCGAACCCTCGAGAGTTGCGGCAGCCGATCAGCGGCCAGGTCGCCGCTGACCTGCGGGACATGATGGTCAGCGTGGTGGAGAACGGCACGGGCACCCGGGCCAAGATCAGCGGCTACACGGTCGGCGGCAAGACCGGCACCGCCCAGTCCGCGCCGGACCGCCCCGACCACGGCTGGTTCATCGGCTTCGCCATCGACAAGAACGGCAACGCGGTCTCCGCCGTCTGCGTCGAGCTGGAGCAGGCGGGCCCCGGCGGCAGCGCCGAGGCGGCCCGGATCGCCGGCCAGATCATGCGGGCGGCGATCGCCGACCCGGGGGGGCGCTGA
- a CDS encoding FtsW/RodA/SpoVE family cell cycle protein, translating into MTAAATPAASPATTGEQPGVRLARSRRNAELSLLLLAMVLVAAYGATVEANMLDTVTPDFWLPAAALGAVFLGLHLVIRFLAPFADPALLPAVALLNGLGVGFLRRIDLGEAPPVDREELAIFAGIGGRQLAWTLVSVILAAGLLAIMRDHRSISRYAYTLGLGGIVLVMIPAVLPSRYSEINGAKLWIKFGDSFSIQPGEFAKLALLVFFAYYLVRKREVLSLASRRFLGIDFPRGRDLGPVVVVWLISLLVLIFEKDLGTSLLYFGMFVVTLYIATERVSWLLIGLVLFFGGAYLAYFLGEMVGGPFANFYLRAQIWLDPFADPTDKGYQLVQGLLALGTGGLFGAGPGGGQPDILPEVQNDFIFAGVGEEIGLFGLSALLVVYLLIVERGLRAALAVRDSFGKLLAGGLAFTLGLQVFVIVGGISKLIPLTGQTTPFLSAGGSSLMANWLLIAVLLRVSDGARRPVSGGGGKATRPSGGPPEQLHGAPTEVIRP; encoded by the coding sequence GTGACCGCAGCGGCCACACCGGCAGCCTCGCCCGCCACCACGGGCGAGCAGCCCGGCGTACGCCTGGCCCGGTCCCGGCGCAACGCGGAGCTGTCGCTGCTGCTGCTGGCCATGGTGCTGGTGGCCGCGTACGGGGCGACCGTCGAGGCCAACATGCTCGACACGGTCACCCCGGACTTCTGGCTGCCCGCCGCCGCGCTGGGCGCGGTCTTCCTCGGCCTGCACCTGGTCATCCGGTTCCTCGCCCCGTTCGCCGACCCCGCACTGTTGCCGGCGGTGGCGCTGCTGAACGGTCTCGGGGTGGGCTTCCTGCGCCGGATCGACCTGGGCGAGGCGCCGCCGGTCGACCGGGAGGAGCTGGCCATCTTCGCCGGCATCGGCGGGCGGCAGCTGGCCTGGACGCTCGTCTCGGTGATCCTCGCCGCCGGCCTGCTCGCCATCATGCGCGACCACCGGTCGATCTCCCGGTACGCGTACACCCTGGGCCTCGGCGGCATCGTGCTGGTGATGATCCCGGCGGTGCTGCCGAGCCGCTATTCCGAGATCAACGGCGCCAAGCTGTGGATCAAGTTCGGCGACTCGTTCTCCATCCAGCCGGGTGAGTTCGCCAAGCTGGCGCTGCTGGTCTTCTTCGCCTACTACCTCGTCCGCAAGCGCGAGGTGCTCTCGCTGGCCAGCCGGCGCTTCCTCGGCATCGACTTCCCCCGCGGCCGGGACCTCGGCCCGGTGGTCGTGGTCTGGCTGATCAGCCTCCTCGTCCTGATCTTCGAGAAGGACCTGGGCACGTCGCTGCTCTACTTCGGCATGTTCGTGGTGACGCTCTACATCGCCACCGAGCGGGTCAGCTGGCTGCTCATCGGTCTGGTGCTGTTCTTCGGCGGCGCCTACCTCGCCTACTTCCTCGGCGAGATGGTCGGTGGGCCGTTCGCGAACTTCTACCTGCGCGCGCAGATCTGGCTGGACCCGTTCGCCGACCCGACCGACAAGGGCTACCAGCTCGTTCAGGGGCTGCTCGCCCTGGGCACCGGCGGGCTCTTCGGCGCGGGGCCGGGCGGCGGGCAGCCGGACATCCTGCCCGAGGTGCAGAACGACTTCATCTTCGCCGGCGTCGGTGAGGAGATCGGCCTGTTCGGGCTCTCCGCGCTGCTGGTCGTCTACCTGCTGATCGTGGAGCGGGGCCTGCGGGCCGCGCTGGCCGTGCGGGACTCGTTCGGCAAGCTGCTCGCCGGCGGCCTCGCCTTCACCCTCGGGCTCCAGGTCTTCGTCATCGTCGGCGGGATCAGCAAGCTCATTCCGCTGACCGGTCAGACCACCCCGTTCCTCTCCGCCGGTGGCTCGTCACTGATGGCGAACTGGCTGCTCATCGCGGTGCTGCTTCGCGTCTCCGACGGCGCCCGGCGGCCGGTCAGCGGTGGCGGTGGCAAGGCCACCCGGCCGTCGGGCGGCCCGCCGGAGCAGCTGCACGGTGCCCCCACGGAGGTGATCAGGCCGTGA
- a CDS encoding protein phosphatase 2C domain-containing protein, with protein MTLTLRYAAHSDRGLIRDGNQDSVYAGPRLLAVADGMGGMAAGDVASNIVIGAMAPLDEDVPGDALVDALRSAVGTANQQLRDTVDANPQLEGMGTTLTATLFSGSKLGMVHIGDSRAYLLRNGEFAQITKDDTYVQMLVDEGRISAEEASSHPQRSLLTRALDGRDIDPEYSVRQVLPGDRYLICSDGLSGVVSADTIAETLREYVDPQQCVERLVQLALRGGGPDNITVIIADATDQDIVEATPIVGGAAARDRGMATSADDSTPAARASALSAPRPAAPEEPAASADDEPERRRHRPVRAAAMALALLVILGGGLFAGWSYTQRQYYVGATEDGQVAVFRGIQGQIAGMDLSDVHSTSPAELDDLTLAAQEQVKQGIPAKSEPDAERRLAELTSDSPTNPNLKPICPPSPTAGTGAETPTPSAVATSPTPGGSATATPPAASGAPSPSNSPGGAEPTPTPDAPPSDSAPPALDPATCRSPE; from the coding sequence ATGACTCTGACCCTGCGCTACGCGGCCCACAGCGACCGCGGTCTGATCCGAGACGGCAACCAAGATTCCGTCTACGCCGGGCCGCGGCTACTCGCCGTCGCCGACGGCATGGGCGGCATGGCCGCCGGTGACGTCGCCAGTAACATTGTCATCGGTGCCATGGCGCCACTCGACGAGGACGTCCCTGGTGACGCCCTCGTGGACGCTCTGCGTTCCGCCGTGGGCACCGCCAACCAACAACTCCGCGACACCGTGGACGCCAATCCCCAACTGGAGGGGATGGGCACCACGCTGACCGCGACGCTCTTCTCCGGCAGCAAGCTCGGCATGGTGCACATCGGCGACTCCCGGGCGTACCTGCTGCGCAACGGCGAGTTCGCGCAGATCACCAAGGACGACACGTACGTCCAGATGCTCGTCGACGAGGGCCGGATCAGCGCCGAGGAGGCGAGCAGCCATCCGCAGCGGTCGCTGCTCACCCGCGCGCTCGACGGCCGGGACATCGACCCGGAATACTCCGTCCGCCAGGTGCTCCCCGGTGACCGCTACCTGATCTGCAGCGACGGGCTCTCCGGCGTGGTCAGCGCGGACACCATCGCGGAGACCCTGCGGGAGTACGTCGACCCGCAGCAGTGCGTCGAGCGGCTGGTGCAGCTCGCGCTGCGCGGCGGCGGCCCGGACAACATCACCGTGATCATCGCGGACGCCACCGACCAGGACATCGTCGAGGCGACGCCGATCGTCGGCGGTGCCGCCGCCCGCGACCGCGGCATGGCCACGTCCGCCGACGACTCCACCCCCGCCGCACGGGCCTCCGCGCTCTCCGCGCCCCGGCCCGCCGCGCCGGAGGAGCCGGCCGCCAGCGCCGACGACGAGCCCGAGCGTCGCCGGCACCGGCCGGTACGGGCCGCCGCGATGGCGCTGGCGCTGCTGGTCATCCTCGGTGGCGGGCTCTTCGCCGGGTGGAGCTACACCCAGCGGCAGTACTACGTCGGCGCCACGGAGGACGGTCAGGTGGCCGTGTTCCGCGGGATACAGGGCCAGATCGCCGGCATGGACCTGTCCGACGTGCACTCCACCAGCCCCGCCGAACTGGACGACCTGACGCTGGCCGCTCAGGAGCAGGTCAAGCAGGGCATCCCGGCCAAGAGCGAGCCGGACGCCGAGCGCCGGCTCGCCGAGCTGACCAGCGACAGCCCGACCAACCCCAATCTGAAGCCGATCTGTCCGCCGAGCCCGACCGCCGGGACCGGCGCGGAGACGCCGACGCCGAGTGCCGTCGCCACCTCGCCCACCCCGGGCGGCTCCGCGACGGCCACGCCGCCGGCCGCCAGCGGCGCCCCCAGCCCCAGCAACAGCCCCGGGGGCGCCGAGCCGACGCCCACACCCGACGCCCCGCCGTCCGACTCGGCTCCGCCGGCGCTCGACCCGGCCACCTGCCGGTCGCCCGAGTGA
- a CDS encoding FHA domain-containing protein, with translation MPELVITVARFGFLILLWIFVFTVVGVIRRDLFAGARSGRLVAAPRAVGASTGQPAKPAKVKRGRAAHQLVVTAGQLAGTRITLGEAQITIGRAEDSTLVITDDYASARHARLVPRDGQWFVEDLGSTNGTYLDRAKVTGPTPVPLGVPIRIGRTSLELRP, from the coding sequence TTGCCGGAACTGGTCATCACCGTCGCTCGGTTCGGGTTCCTGATCCTGCTGTGGATCTTCGTGTTCACGGTGGTCGGCGTCATCCGTCGGGACCTCTTCGCGGGTGCGCGTTCGGGCCGGCTGGTGGCCGCGCCCCGGGCGGTCGGCGCCTCGACGGGGCAGCCGGCGAAGCCGGCGAAGGTGAAGCGGGGCAGGGCGGCGCACCAGTTGGTGGTGACCGCCGGTCAGCTGGCCGGCACCCGGATCACGCTCGGTGAAGCGCAGATCACCATCGGTCGGGCCGAGGACTCCACCCTCGTCATCACCGACGACTACGCCTCCGCGCGACACGCCCGGCTCGTGCCGCGCGACGGGCAGTGGTTCGTCGAGGACCTCGGTTCGACTAACGGCACGTACCTGGATCGCGCTAAGGTCACCGGACCGACCCCCGTTCCCCTCGGCGTGCCGATCCGGATCGGCCGCACTTCCCTCGAATTACGGCCATGA
- a CDS encoding DUF3662 and FHA domain-containing protein, whose amino-acid sequence MSSGPEEEPVSVLQRFEKRLEGLVEGAFAKVFKGVVHPVEILNAMQREAEAHKAILAGGRTLVPNRYVIDLSPYDHSRLAPYAAALAQELAQSQAEFIGEQAWTVYGDVIVEIERGEGLDTGMFRVTAEVYTGGEVAPAPGPGYDAGPPAYPAYDQGGGYGPPPGHGGTRNVRLVSGDGRTYPLQMGSTVIGRGDQANLRLPDVGISRRHARLDFDGGQVVLTDLGSTNGTMVNGQRVSAVALNPGDMIQLGTTTLTFRVDG is encoded by the coding sequence ATGTCCTCGGGACCCGAGGAGGAGCCGGTGAGCGTGCTGCAACGCTTCGAGAAGCGTCTGGAAGGCCTGGTCGAAGGGGCCTTCGCCAAGGTCTTCAAAGGGGTGGTCCACCCCGTGGAGATCCTCAACGCCATGCAGCGGGAGGCCGAGGCGCACAAGGCCATCCTGGCCGGTGGGCGCACGTTGGTGCCCAACCGCTACGTGATCGATCTCTCGCCGTACGACCACAGTCGCCTGGCGCCGTACGCCGCCGCGCTGGCCCAGGAGCTGGCCCAGTCGCAGGCGGAGTTCATCGGCGAGCAGGCCTGGACGGTCTACGGCGACGTGATCGTCGAGATCGAGCGCGGTGAAGGGCTGGACACCGGCATGTTCCGGGTCACCGCCGAGGTCTACACCGGTGGCGAGGTGGCTCCGGCCCCGGGCCCCGGCTACGACGCCGGCCCGCCCGCCTACCCCGCGTACGACCAGGGCGGCGGCTACGGCCCTCCGCCCGGCCACGGCGGCACGCGCAACGTGCGGTTGGTCTCCGGCGACGGGCGCACCTACCCGCTGCAGATGGGCTCGACGGTCATCGGCCGCGGCGACCAGGCCAACCTGCGCCTGCCCGACGTCGGGATCTCCCGGCGACACGCCCGGCTGGACTTCGACGGCGGTCAGGTCGTGCTGACCGACCTCGGCTCGACCAACGGCACGATGGTCAACGGCCAGCGGGTCTCCGCCGTCGCCCTCAACCCGGGCGACATGATCCAGTTGGGCACCACGACGCTGACCTTCCGCGTGGACGGCTGA
- a CDS encoding NAD-dependent epimerase/dehydratase family protein: MSVALVTGSGGLIGSEAARHFAGLGLDVVGIDNDMRQEFFGAEASTAWNVRRLTDELGPAYSHHSIDIRDRSALGKLFRRYGDDVAVVIHTAAQPSHDWAVRDPFTDFDVNAGGTLNVLQNVREHCIEAPVIHCSTNKVYGDRPNSLPFVELETRWEIEPGHPYEHGIREDMSIDSSLHSIFGASKVAADVMVQEYGRYFGMRTACFRGGTLTGPAHSATELHGFLGYVMRANMERRMYRIYGYQGKQVRDAIHSSDVVSAFEAFFRNPRSSAVYNLGGGRHSNTSMREAFAEAERITGQEMISEYVEENRVGDHKWWIGSNEAFQVDYPDWKQVYDVPMIMREIHEANVDKWVPGA; this comes from the coding sequence GTGAGTGTCGCATTGGTGACCGGGTCGGGCGGTCTGATCGGTTCCGAGGCGGCCCGGCACTTCGCCGGCCTGGGCCTCGACGTGGTCGGCATCGACAACGACATGCGGCAGGAGTTCTTCGGCGCGGAGGCGTCGACCGCCTGGAACGTCCGGCGGCTGACCGACGAGCTGGGCCCGGCCTACTCGCACCACAGCATCGACATCCGGGACCGCAGCGCGCTGGGGAAGCTGTTCCGGCGCTACGGCGACGACGTGGCCGTGGTGATCCACACCGCCGCCCAGCCGTCGCACGACTGGGCGGTCCGCGACCCGTTCACCGACTTCGACGTCAACGCCGGCGGCACGCTGAACGTCCTGCAGAACGTCCGCGAGCACTGCATCGAGGCGCCGGTCATCCACTGCTCCACCAACAAGGTCTACGGTGACCGGCCGAACAGCCTCCCCTTCGTGGAGCTGGAGACGCGCTGGGAGATCGAGCCGGGGCACCCGTACGAGCATGGCATCCGCGAGGACATGTCGATCGACTCCTCCCTGCACTCGATCTTCGGGGCCTCGAAGGTCGCCGCGGACGTGATGGTGCAGGAGTACGGCCGGTACTTCGGCATGCGGACCGCCTGCTTCCGGGGCGGCACGCTGACCGGCCCGGCCCACTCGGCCACCGAGCTGCACGGGTTCCTCGGCTACGTGATGCGGGCCAACATGGAGCGCCGGATGTACCGGATCTACGGCTACCAGGGCAAGCAGGTCCGGGACGCGATCCACAGCTCCGACGTGGTCTCCGCGTTCGAGGCGTTCTTCCGCAACCCGCGCTCGTCCGCGGTCTACAACCTGGGCGGGGGGCGGCACTCCAACACCTCCATGCGGGAGGCGTTCGCCGAGGCCGAACGGATCACCGGCCAGGAGATGATCTCGGAGTACGTCGAGGAGAACCGGGTCGGCGACCACAAGTGGTGGATCGGCTCGAACGAGGCGTTCCAGGTCGACTACCCCGACTGGAAGCAGGTCTACGACGTGCCCATGATCATGCGGGAGATCCACGAGGCCAACGTCGACAAGTGGGTGCCGGGCGCATGA
- a CDS encoding WecB/TagA/CpsF family glycosyltransferase has translation MTERKRNVLGVLVDATDYEGATQRVVEAARERRPLALTALAVHGVMTGVLDRAHNARLNSFDVVTPDGQPVRWALNLLHGAGLTDRVYGPTLTLHVLSRFADEGLPVYLYGSTEETLARLIPALELMFPALKIAGVEPSKFRAAQPGEDAEIADRIRASGARLVLVGLGCPRQEVFAYAMRPLLDMPLMAVGAAFDYHAGLLRQPPPWMQRAGLEWLWRLGQEPKRLWRRYVILNPVYLSRLAAQKLGLWKATPPAPATERPTGFAV, from the coding sequence ATGACCGAGCGGAAGCGGAACGTCCTCGGCGTCCTGGTCGACGCGACCGACTACGAGGGCGCGACCCAGCGGGTGGTGGAGGCCGCCCGGGAGCGTCGACCGCTGGCGCTGACCGCGCTGGCCGTGCACGGGGTGATGACCGGCGTGCTCGACCGGGCGCACAACGCCCGGCTGAACTCGTTCGACGTGGTCACCCCCGACGGGCAACCGGTGCGCTGGGCGCTCAACCTGCTGCACGGCGCCGGTCTCACCGACCGCGTCTACGGCCCGACGCTGACCCTGCACGTGCTCTCCCGGTTCGCCGACGAGGGCCTGCCGGTCTACCTCTACGGCTCGACCGAGGAGACCCTCGCGCGGCTGATCCCGGCGCTCGAGCTGATGTTCCCGGCCCTCAAGATCGCTGGCGTGGAGCCGTCCAAGTTCCGCGCCGCGCAGCCGGGCGAGGACGCCGAGATCGCCGACCGGATCCGCGCCAGCGGCGCCCGGCTCGTCCTGGTCGGGCTCGGTTGCCCCCGCCAGGAGGTCTTCGCGTACGCCATGCGGCCGCTGCTCGACATGCCGCTGATGGCCGTCGGAGCGGCGTTCGACTACCACGCCGGACTGCTGCGCCAGCCCCCGCCGTGGATGCAGCGGGCCGGCCTGGAGTGGCTCTGGCGGCTCGGCCAGGAGCCGAAGCGGCTCTGGCGGCGCTACGTGATCCTCAACCCGGTCTACCTGAGCCGCCTGGCCGCCCAGAAGCTCGGCCTGTGGAAGGCCACCCCGCCGGCGCCCGCCACCGAGCGTCCCACCGGCTTCGCGGTCTGA
- a CDS encoding S8 family serine peptidase gives MGLAHRSVLVGVATLTMLAAATPALAAEPTGAIRAAGGDTAVADSYIVVFKDSAVSRSTVGDNASRLVGRHGGAVARTYGAALRGFEVRVGAKAAARIAADPAVAYVEQNHTVSIAGTQTNPPSWGLDRIDQRNLPLNSSYTYPNTASNVRAYVIDTGVLYGHNDFGGRAVSGFDAVDGGSADDCNGHGTHVAGTVGGSAYGVAKGVQIVGVRVLNCQGSGTNAQVVAGIDWVTANAVKPAVANMSLGGGANSSIDTAVTNSINSGITYAVAAGNGDIFGNRQNACNYSPARVPAAITVGATQNNDAAASFSNFGTCVDILAPGVNITSAWYTGSSATNTISGTSMASPHVAGAAALVLSANPSWSPQQVRDSLVNNSTPNVVTNVGTGTPNRLLYVVNGTPPANDFSVSVSPTSGSTAPGGSVTTTVGTATTAGSAQSVSLSASGLPSGATASFNPATVTSGGSSTLTIATSASTPAGTYPVTITGTGTAGARTATYTLTVTGTGGGCSGTNGTDVAIPDTGATVASTITIAGCNRNASASSTVAVNIVHTYRGDLVIDLVASDGSSYRLKNSSYFDGADNVNTTYTVNLSGEAANGTWRLQVRDVYAGDTGYINTWTLTL, from the coding sequence ATGGGTCTTGCCCACAGGTCCGTACTCGTCGGGGTGGCCACCCTGACCATGCTGGCCGCCGCCACACCCGCACTGGCCGCCGAGCCGACCGGCGCGATCCGCGCGGCGGGTGGCGACACGGCCGTCGCCGACAGCTACATCGTCGTCTTCAAGGACAGCGCCGTCAGCCGCAGCACCGTCGGCGACAACGCGAGCCGGCTGGTCGGACGGCACGGCGGCGCGGTGGCCCGCACCTACGGGGCGGCGCTGCGCGGCTTCGAGGTCCGGGTCGGCGCCAAGGCCGCCGCGCGGATCGCCGCGGACCCGGCCGTGGCGTACGTCGAGCAGAACCACACCGTGTCGATCGCCGGCACCCAGACCAATCCGCCCTCCTGGGGTCTGGACCGGATCGATCAGCGGAACCTGCCGCTGAACAGCTCGTACACCTACCCGAACACGGCGTCCAACGTCCGCGCCTACGTCATCGACACCGGTGTCCTCTACGGGCACAACGACTTCGGCGGCCGGGCCGTCTCCGGCTTCGACGCGGTGGACGGCGGCTCCGCCGACGACTGCAACGGCCACGGCACGCACGTCGCGGGCACGGTCGGCGGGTCGGCGTACGGCGTGGCGAAGGGCGTCCAGATCGTCGGCGTCCGGGTGCTCAACTGCCAGGGCAGCGGCACCAACGCCCAGGTGGTGGCCGGGATCGACTGGGTGACCGCGAACGCGGTCAAGCCGGCGGTCGCGAACATGAGCCTCGGCGGCGGCGCCAACAGCTCGATCGACACGGCGGTCACCAACTCGATCAACTCCGGCATCACCTACGCGGTGGCGGCGGGCAACGGCGATATCTTCGGCAACCGGCAGAACGCCTGTAACTACTCACCGGCCCGGGTCCCGGCGGCGATCACCGTCGGCGCCACCCAGAACAACGACGCCGCGGCGAGCTTCTCCAACTTCGGTACCTGCGTCGACATCCTGGCGCCGGGCGTCAACATCACCTCGGCCTGGTACACGGGCAGCAGCGCGACGAACACGATCAGCGGCACCTCGATGGCGTCGCCGCACGTCGCGGGCGCCGCGGCGCTGGTGCTCTCGGCGAACCCGTCGTGGAGCCCCCAGCAGGTGCGGGACAGCCTGGTCAACAACTCCACGCCCAACGTCGTGACCAACGTGGGCACCGGCACCCCGAACCGGCTGCTCTACGTCGTGAACGGCACCCCGCCGGCCAACGACTTCTCGGTCTCGGTGTCGCCGACCTCCGGCTCCACCGCGCCGGGCGGCTCGGTGACCACCACCGTCGGCACGGCCACCACCGCCGGCTCGGCCCAGTCGGTCAGCCTCTCCGCCAGCGGCCTGCCGTCCGGCGCGACCGCGTCGTTCAACCCGGCCACGGTGACCTCCGGCGGCTCGTCCACCCTCACTATCGCCACCTCGGCGAGCACCCCGGCCGGCACCTACCCGGTCACGATCACCGGCACCGGCACGGCGGGCGCCCGTACGGCCACGTACACGCTGACGGTGACCGGCACGGGCGGCGGCTGCTCCGGCACCAACGGCACGGACGTCGCGATCCCGGACACCGGCGCCACGGTGGCCAGCACGATCACGATCGCCGGGTGCAACCGCAACGCCTCGGCGTCGTCGACGGTCGCGGTGAACATCGTGCACACCTACCGCGGTGACCTGGTGATCGACCTGGTGGCCTCGGACGGCTCGTCGTACCGGCTGAAGAACAGCAGCTACTTCGATGGCGCCGACAACGTCAACACCACGTACACCGTCAACCTGTCGGGCGAGGCGGCGAACGGCACCTGGCGGCTCCAGGTGCGGGACGTCTACGCCGGTGACACCGGCTACATCAACACCTGGACCCTGACCCTCTGA
- a CDS encoding DUF397 domain-containing protein, with protein sequence MATKRFPVDLTQATWFKSSKSGPNCDNCVEVAYVTGAVGVRDSKDRTGPALIFAPGDWREFVARTREGSFGPA encoded by the coding sequence ATGGCGACCAAGAGGTTCCCCGTGGACCTGACGCAGGCAACGTGGTTCAAGAGCTCGAAGAGCGGGCCGAACTGTGACAACTGCGTGGAGGTGGCGTACGTGACCGGCGCGGTCGGAGTGCGGGACTCCAAGGACAGGACCGGGCCGGCTCTGATCTTCGCTCCGGGTGACTGGCGTGAGTTCGTCGCCCGCACCAGGGAGGGCTCGTTCGGCCCGGCCTGA
- a CDS encoding helix-turn-helix transcriptional regulator — translation MSERRSPTIRRRRLGAELRRQRESAGITIEAVAEQLECSASKVSRIETGHTTATPRDVRDMLRIYGVVGAESDELVQIAREARQKGWWHPYSTVLVGAYVGLEAAASSIRAYEQQVVPGLLETEEYASAMIRAARPDFTPDQVAQRVRVRLGRQSLLTQDDPVDLWVVLDEAVVSRPVGGDEVMRDQLKRLVEVAELPNVTLQILPFEVGAHAGMDGTFTILSFPEPGDPDVVYAENATGGLFLEKSDELQKYSFIFDHIRAAAIRPEESIAHIAKLAEEPLWKWRPRGSPWT, via the coding sequence GTGAGCGAACGGCGCAGCCCGACCATCCGGCGTCGCCGGCTCGGCGCGGAACTGCGCCGACAGCGCGAGTCGGCGGGCATCACGATCGAGGCGGTGGCCGAGCAGCTGGAGTGCTCGGCCTCCAAGGTCTCCCGGATCGAGACCGGCCACACCACGGCCACCCCGCGAGACGTACGGGACATGCTCCGGATCTACGGGGTGGTCGGCGCGGAGAGCGACGAACTGGTCCAGATCGCCCGCGAGGCCCGGCAGAAGGGCTGGTGGCATCCGTACAGCACCGTCCTGGTCGGCGCGTACGTCGGGCTCGAGGCGGCGGCCAGCTCCATCCGGGCCTACGAGCAGCAGGTGGTGCCGGGCCTGCTGGAGACCGAGGAGTACGCGAGCGCGATGATCCGGGCCGCCCGGCCCGACTTCACCCCGGACCAGGTCGCACAACGTGTCCGTGTCCGCCTGGGTCGACAGTCGTTGCTGACTCAGGATGATCCGGTCGATCTGTGGGTGGTGCTCGATGAAGCGGTGGTGAGCCGTCCGGTGGGCGGGGACGAGGTGATGCGCGACCAGCTCAAGCGGCTGGTCGAGGTTGCCGAACTGCCGAACGTGACGTTGCAGATCCTGCCGTTCGAGGTGGGGGCGCACGCCGGCATGGACGGGACCTTCACGATCCTCAGTTTCCCGGAGCCGGGTGATCCGGATGTCGTGTACGCGGAGAACGCCACGGGTGGGCTCTTCCTGGAGAAGAGCGACGAACTGCAGAAGTACAGCTTCATCTTCGATCACATCCGAGCAGCGGCCATTCGCCCCGAGGAGTCCATCGCACACATCGCGAAACTGGCAGAGGAGCCGTTGTGGAAATGGCGACCAAGAGGTTCCCCGTGGACCTGA